The Stomoxys calcitrans chromosome 3, idStoCalc2.1, whole genome shotgun sequence genome includes a region encoding these proteins:
- the LOC131996001 gene encoding small ribosomal subunit protein uS10-like — MAASGQNIEKPQGADAVQRILITLTSKNVLSLENVYRDLINGSKIQNLRVKGPGRMPTKTLRITPRKTPCGKGSKAWDNFQIRIKGNLRI; from the coding sequence ATGGCTGCTTCAGGCCAAAATATTGAGAAACCCCAGGGTGCCGATGCGGTACAACGCATCCTTATCACCTTGACTtccaaaaatgttctttccttGGAAAATGTGTACCGTGATTTGATCAATGGCTCCAAAATCCAAAACTTGCGTGTTAAGGGTCCCGGACGCATGCCAACCAAAACTTTGCGCATCACCCCCCGTAAAACACCTTGTGGTAAAGGTTCCAAAGCTTGGGATAattttcagataagaattaaaGGGAATTTAAGAATTTAG